A region of Salvelinus alpinus chromosome 6, SLU_Salpinus.1, whole genome shotgun sequence DNA encodes the following proteins:
- the LOC139578672 gene encoding interferon regulatory factor 4-like isoform X2, with the protein MNPESDYGMSTVSCGNGKLRSWLIEQVDTGKYPGLVWENEDKSIFRIPWKHAGKQDYNRDEDAALFKAWALFKGKFREGIDKLDPPTWKTRLRCALNKSNDFEELVQRSQLDISDPYKVYRIIPECAKKRSKQEDGGSPLSPLSYPMLPSYPALQPQMSGYMPSTERGWMKDYLPEQASLPELPYAQCPYPSRSLSWAQGPSMDNGYQITGSFYTYSATDAQPSPFTLDTSMRSAEALSDMRLHVSVFYRDSLWREVTTSSPEGCRIAPCSPDQKLYSPTVGPDLVPLPLDSLPALGRGEECPPSPPGCTLERGVLLWMAPDGLYARRLCQERVFWEGGLSSYVDKPNKLEREHTCKLLHTQDYLTELQGYALHCRPPPRLQVLLSFGDECLDPQRQRTLTVQVEPMFARQLLYYTQHQQPSGHYYRSYDLPLPGVTEHSMTPSVTEDYQRVVTHHHSNTLQD; encoded by the exons ATGAACCCTGAGTCGGACTACGGGATGTCTACGGTGAGCTGTGGGAACGGAAAGCTCCGCTCGTGGCTAATCGAGCAGGTGGATACCGGGAAGTACCCGGGCCTGGTCTGGGAGAACGAAGACAAGAGCATCTTCAGGATACCATGGAAGCACGCGGGCAAGCAGGACTACAACCGGGACGAGGATGCCGCTCTCTTCAAG GCTTGGGCGCTGTTTAAAGGCAAGTTTCGGGAGGGCATCGACAAACTGGACCCGCCAACGTGGAAGACGCGCCTGCGGTGCGCGCTCAACAAAAGTAACGACTTCGAGGAGCTCGTGCAGCGAAGTCAGCTGGACATCTCAGACCCTTACAAAGTCTACCGGATCATCCCGGAGTGCGCCAAGAAGC GATCCAAACAGGAGGATGGTGGCAGCCCCCTGAGTCCTCTGAGTTACCCCATGCTACCCTCATACCCCGCCCTGCAGCCACAG ATGTCTGGGTACATGCCCAGTACAGAGCGAGGCTGGATGAAGGACTATCTTCCAGAGCAGGCCTCTCTTCCTGAGCTGCCCTATGCCCAGTGCCCCTACCCCTCACGCAGCCTATCCTGGGCCCAGGGGCCCAGCATGGACAACG GGTACCAGATCACAGGGTCCTTCTACACCTACAGCGCTACTGACGCCCAGCCCTCCCCCTTCACACTGGACACCAGCATGAGATCAGCAGAGGCACTCTCAG ATATGCGGTTACATGTGTCAGTGTTTTACCGGGACTCTCTGTGGAGGGAGGTGACCACCTCCAGTCCAGAGGGCTGTCGCATCGCTCCCTGCTCCCCAGACCAAAAGCTTTATTCCCCCACTGTGGGTCCAGACCTGGTACCCCTACCCCTGGACAGCCTCCCAGccctggggaggggggaggagtgtCCTCCCAGCCCCCCTGGTTGTACCCTGGAGAGGGGCGTGCTACTGTGGATGGCCCCAGATGGCCTCTACGCCCGGCGGCTGTGCCAGGAGAGAGTGTTCTGGGAGGGAGGGTTATCATCCTACGTAGACAAACCCAAcaagctggagagagaacacacctgtaaacTACTGCACACACAGGACTACCTCACAG AGTTGCAGGGCTATGCCCTCCACTGTCGGCCACCTCCACGTCTCCAGGTGCTGCTGAGCTTCGGAGACGAGTGTCTGGATCCCCAGAGACAGAGGACCCTCACTGTACAG GTGGAACCCATGTTTGCCAGGCAGCTCCTGTACTACACCCAGCACCAGCAGCCCAGCGGACACTACTACCGCAGCTACGACCTCCCTCTCCCTGGAGTCACGGAACACAGCATGACCCCTTCCGTAACCGAGGACTACCAGAGGGTCGTCACacatcaccatagcaacaccctgCAGGACTGA
- the LOC139578672 gene encoding interferon regulatory factor 4-like isoform X1: MNPESDYGMSTVSCGNGKLRSWLIEQVDTGKYPGLVWENEDKSIFRIPWKHAGKQDYNRDEDAALFKAWALFKGKFREGIDKLDPPTWKTRLRCALNKSNDFEELVQRSQLDISDPYKVYRIIPECAKKHFLLSGSKQEDGGSPLSPLSYPMLPSYPALQPQMSGYMPSTERGWMKDYLPEQASLPELPYAQCPYPSRSLSWAQGPSMDNGYQITGSFYTYSATDAQPSPFTLDTSMRSAEALSDMRLHVSVFYRDSLWREVTTSSPEGCRIAPCSPDQKLYSPTVGPDLVPLPLDSLPALGRGEECPPSPPGCTLERGVLLWMAPDGLYARRLCQERVFWEGGLSSYVDKPNKLEREHTCKLLHTQDYLTELQGYALHCRPPPRLQVLLSFGDECLDPQRQRTLTVQVEPMFARQLLYYTQHQQPSGHYYRSYDLPLPGVTEHSMTPSVTEDYQRVVTHHHSNTLQD; encoded by the exons ATGAACCCTGAGTCGGACTACGGGATGTCTACGGTGAGCTGTGGGAACGGAAAGCTCCGCTCGTGGCTAATCGAGCAGGTGGATACCGGGAAGTACCCGGGCCTGGTCTGGGAGAACGAAGACAAGAGCATCTTCAGGATACCATGGAAGCACGCGGGCAAGCAGGACTACAACCGGGACGAGGATGCCGCTCTCTTCAAG GCTTGGGCGCTGTTTAAAGGCAAGTTTCGGGAGGGCATCGACAAACTGGACCCGCCAACGTGGAAGACGCGCCTGCGGTGCGCGCTCAACAAAAGTAACGACTTCGAGGAGCTCGTGCAGCGAAGTCAGCTGGACATCTCAGACCCTTACAAAGTCTACCGGATCATCCCGGAGTGCGCCAAGAAGC ATTTCTTGCTATCAGGATCCAAACAGGAGGATGGTGGCAGCCCCCTGAGTCCTCTGAGTTACCCCATGCTACCCTCATACCCCGCCCTGCAGCCACAG ATGTCTGGGTACATGCCCAGTACAGAGCGAGGCTGGATGAAGGACTATCTTCCAGAGCAGGCCTCTCTTCCTGAGCTGCCCTATGCCCAGTGCCCCTACCCCTCACGCAGCCTATCCTGGGCCCAGGGGCCCAGCATGGACAACG GGTACCAGATCACAGGGTCCTTCTACACCTACAGCGCTACTGACGCCCAGCCCTCCCCCTTCACACTGGACACCAGCATGAGATCAGCAGAGGCACTCTCAG ATATGCGGTTACATGTGTCAGTGTTTTACCGGGACTCTCTGTGGAGGGAGGTGACCACCTCCAGTCCAGAGGGCTGTCGCATCGCTCCCTGCTCCCCAGACCAAAAGCTTTATTCCCCCACTGTGGGTCCAGACCTGGTACCCCTACCCCTGGACAGCCTCCCAGccctggggaggggggaggagtgtCCTCCCAGCCCCCCTGGTTGTACCCTGGAGAGGGGCGTGCTACTGTGGATGGCCCCAGATGGCCTCTACGCCCGGCGGCTGTGCCAGGAGAGAGTGTTCTGGGAGGGAGGGTTATCATCCTACGTAGACAAACCCAAcaagctggagagagaacacacctgtaaacTACTGCACACACAGGACTACCTCACAG AGTTGCAGGGCTATGCCCTCCACTGTCGGCCACCTCCACGTCTCCAGGTGCTGCTGAGCTTCGGAGACGAGTGTCTGGATCCCCAGAGACAGAGGACCCTCACTGTACAG GTGGAACCCATGTTTGCCAGGCAGCTCCTGTACTACACCCAGCACCAGCAGCCCAGCGGACACTACTACCGCAGCTACGACCTCCCTCTCCCTGGAGTCACGGAACACAGCATGACCCCTTCCGTAACCGAGGACTACCAGAGGGTCGTCACacatcaccatagcaacaccctgCAGGACTGA
- the LOC139578673 gene encoding dual specificity protein phosphatase 22-B-like, with protein sequence MGNGINKVLPDLYLGNFKDARDKELLAKHNITHILSIHDTAAPILEEMKYLCIPAADASKQNLTPFFKDSIIFIHESRLKGKGCLVHCVAGVSRSVTLVVVYIMTVTGRGWVESLAAVRVVRPCAGPNVGFLRQLEDFENLEVAQYREWFKDRYKENHFNDEEEIRALLWQKSQAIRESIATATATAAQLATSNT encoded by the exons ATGGGGAATGGAATAAACAAG GTGCTGCCTGATCTCTATCTGGGAAACTTCAAAG ATGCGCGGGACAAGGAGCTGTTGGCGAAGCACAATATCACCCACATCCTTTCCATCCATGACACCGCTGCCCCCATTCTAGAG GAGATGAAATACCTCTGCATCCCTGCTGCTGATGCCTCCAAACAAAACCT GACCCCGTTTTTTAAGGACAGCATCATTTTCATCCACGAGTCCAGACTCAAAGGGAAAGGCTGCCTGGTCCACTG TGTGGCAGGTGTGTCTCGTAGTGTTACGTTGGTGGTGGTGTACATCATGACAGTTACTGGGCGGGGCTGGGTGGAGTCGTTAGCTGCGGTGAGGGTGGTACGGCCGTGTGCTGGACCTAACGTGGGGTTCTTAAGGCAGCTAGAGGACTTTGAGAATCTAGAGGTGGCACAG TATAGGGAATGGTTTAAGGACAGGTATAAGGAGAACCATTTTAATGATGAAGAGGAGATCAGAGCCCTTCTGTGGCAGAAGTCTCAGGCCATCCGTGAGTCCATAGCAACGGCCACGGCAACGGCAGCTCAGCTAGCCACCAGCAACACATGA